Within Ovis aries strain OAR_USU_Benz2616 breed Rambouillet chromosome 3, ARS-UI_Ramb_v3.0, whole genome shotgun sequence, the genomic segment TCCAGGGAAAGTTTACttagggatcccatggactgagagaTGGTAGAGGTGCGGGGGGCCCAGTGGCAGGATGACCCCCGAGAGGTGACCGGACCCCGGGGGAGCGACCCCTCCCCCCTGTCCCAGCTCGGCCCGGCTGGGAGTCGCCCGTCTCGGGGCCGCGTGTGTTAGTTGGGGCCGCTTTCGGGCTCCTCTGCTGGGCTGGGGGGTCCCGCCGCGGGCCGGGAGTGGGGTCTCCGGTAGCCCCAGGGGGGAGCTTTCCTACGGGGGTTTTCAAGCAGCGGGACTCCCAGGCCCCGCAGAGCCAGCCCCCCGCAAAGGGGAAATGTGCCGGCGCGCCAGCGGTCCTCAGCGCTGTTTGGGGCGCGTGGCGGGCGCGGGGGGCGGCGGCCGAGGCAGCTGGACGCCTGGCGGAGGAGCTCAGAGAGCCAGGCAGCGGCCCGGCGCGGCGGCGGGGAGCAGGAAGGCCCGGGCTGGGAGGAAAGGTCGGATTTGCTCGGCGGAAGAAACACAGATGGCGGCGGCGCGGCGCCATTCTGGGCCGGGAGCAGGCAGCCAGCAGCCCTGTCCTCACCGCGGTCCGCCCGCCGCCGCTAAATACCCGGATGCGCCGCCCGAGCGCCAGACGCGGAGCTGGGaaaagggaggcagaagaggaggaggcGGAGGCAGAGCCGGGCGCCGAGACCGACCGACAGACCGGCGGGGCTGGGCCACGCAGACACGGCCCAGTGAGCCCTCCCCGCGACCCGAGCCGGGCCCCCGAGAGCCGGCCTCTGGACTGGCCTGGGAGCCAGAGGCTCTAGAGCAGATCCCGAATCAGGCTTTCCTTGGCTTCCGACGAGGGCTGGCCCTTTGGAAGGTCCCTTCTTCAACAGCAGGACCAGGCAGGCCACCATGACCGAGAACTCCACGTCCACCCCTGCGGCCAAGCCCAAGCGGGCCAAGGCCTCCAAGAAGTCCACAGACCACCCCAAGTATTCAGACATGATCGTGGCTGCCATCCAAGCGGAGAAGAACCGCGCTGGTTCCTCGCGCCAGTCCATCCAGAAGTACATCAAGAGCCACTACAAGGTGGGTGAGAATGCGGACTCCCAGATCAAGTTGTCCATCAAGCGCTTGGTCACCACTGGAGTCCTCAAGCAGACCAAAGGGGTGGGTGCCTCGGGGTCTTTCCGCCTGGCCAAGAGCGACGAGCCCAAAAGGTCCGTGGCCTTCAAGAAGAcgaagaaggaagtcaagaaggTGGCCACGCCAAAGAAGGCAGCCAAGCCCAAGAAGGCTGCCTCCAAAACCCCAAGCAAGAAGCCCAAAGCCACCCCAGTCAAGAAGGCCAAGAAGAAGCCTGCTGCCACGCCcaagaaaaccaaaaaacctaAGACTGTCAAAG encodes:
- the LOC101102223 gene encoding histone H1.0 translates to MTENSTSTPAAKPKRAKASKKSTDHPKYSDMIVAAIQAEKNRAGSSRQSIQKYIKSHYKVGENADSQIKLSIKRLVTTGVLKQTKGVGASGSFRLAKSDEPKRSVAFKKTKKEVKKVATPKKAAKPKKAASKTPSKKPKATPVKKAKKKPAATPKKTKKPKTVKAKPVKASKPKKTKPVKPKAKSSAKRTGKKK